From one Nocardioides scoriae genomic stretch:
- a CDS encoding phosphotransferase family protein, with translation MWEPDPSWRALPGVGGPSSLGLWRAVTPEGAWVVKRLAAPAPGEDHLARDRTHPGYWRREADVALRPGFVAGPGLVAAGFGPVEDDDEGVTVWARERVGHPPTGLQVARSLGRFAGAPHDAPAWASHDLLRRRLDLVEQRGGWRTLARTTLADVTDLLWSRRGHWLDRLAQGPQGRLHGDAVPSNFLATDEDGTVVAVDWQCVGVGPVGTDLGYWSLSSREDFEVLLEAYLDGAVAESAERLDREAVAVAARVTAAYSVLSRAEWALAQAARGEGALAGKFRHPAVAPYLRAVQRQFPQIERLVA, from the coding sequence GTGTGGGAGCCGGACCCTTCCTGGCGGGCGCTGCCCGGCGTCGGCGGGCCGTCCAGCCTGGGCCTGTGGCGGGCCGTGACGCCCGAGGGTGCGTGGGTCGTCAAGCGGCTCGCGGCGCCCGCGCCCGGCGAGGACCACCTGGCGCGCGACCGGACCCACCCCGGCTACTGGCGCCGCGAGGCCGACGTCGCGCTGCGACCGGGGTTCGTGGCCGGTCCCGGGCTGGTGGCCGCTGGCTTCGGCCCCGTGGAGGACGACGACGAGGGCGTGACCGTGTGGGCCCGCGAACGGGTCGGCCACCCGCCCACCGGTCTGCAGGTCGCCCGCTCGCTGGGACGCTTCGCCGGCGCGCCCCACGACGCCCCGGCCTGGGCCTCCCACGACCTGCTGCGCCGACGCCTGGACCTGGTCGAGCAGCGGGGCGGCTGGCGGACCCTGGCCCGCACCACCCTGGCCGACGTCACCGACCTGCTGTGGAGCCGGCGGGGCCACTGGCTGGACCGGCTGGCACAGGGGCCGCAGGGCCGGCTGCACGGCGACGCGGTGCCGTCGAACTTCCTGGCGACGGACGAGGACGGCACGGTCGTCGCGGTCGACTGGCAGTGCGTGGGCGTCGGCCCGGTGGGCACCGACCTCGGCTACTGGTCGCTCTCGAGCCGCGAGGACTTCGAGGTGCTGCTCGAGGCCTACCTCGACGGCGCGGTGGCCGAGTCCGCCGAGCGGCTCGACCGCGAGGCGGTGGCGGTCGCCGCGCGGGTCACGGCGGCGTACTCCGTGCTGAGCCGGGCCGAGTGGGCCCTGGCCCAGGCCGCCCGCGGCGAGGGCGCGCTCGCGGGCAAGTTCCGCCACCCGGCGGTGGCGCCGTACCTGCGCGCGGTGCAGCGGCAGTTCCCGCAGATCGAGCGCCTGGTCGCGTGA
- a CDS encoding DUF6314 family protein, which yields MTPTPGDALADPRALVGRWSLHRTIDDRRGDLGGVVEGVLELTEVGPDRLGWEEQATWRRPGVEVAVRRGLRLERREEGWWVLFADGRDFHPWVPGEPVVHDCRPDTYRGLVTGSPEDWSVRWEVTGPAKDYLMRTRLRPASPG from the coding sequence GTGACCCCGACCCCCGGTGACGCCCTCGCCGATCCCCGGGCGCTGGTCGGGCGCTGGTCGCTGCACCGCACCATCGACGACCGCCGGGGCGACCTCGGCGGCGTGGTCGAGGGCGTGCTGGAGCTGACCGAGGTCGGCCCGGACCGGCTCGGCTGGGAGGAGCAGGCGACCTGGCGCCGGCCCGGCGTCGAGGTGGCCGTGCGCCGCGGCCTGCGTCTGGAGCGGCGCGAGGAGGGCTGGTGGGTGCTGTTCGCGGACGGCCGCGACTTCCACCCGTGGGTGCCGGGGGAGCCGGTCGTCCACGACTGCCGGCCCGACACCTACCGCGGCCTGGTGACGGGGAGCCCGGAGGACTGGTCGGTGCGGTGGGAGGTCACCGGTCCGGCGAAGGACTACCTGATGCGGACGCGACTGCGGCCCGCGTCCCCCGGGTGA
- a CDS encoding biotin transporter BioY has product MSSPALSVPLHQRRPLVLADVVPGALARDVALVLGGAALTGVAAQLFLPVPGSPVPITGQTFAALSVGAALGWRRGALSLLVYMLAGMVGMPWFAEGTSGFAAPSFGYVIGFVLAAGLVGALASRGGDRSPLRTIATMLLGNAVVYAVGLPYLAVSLGIGMPEAFDIGMKNYLLGDAFKILLAAGCLPVAWRLLDRLHR; this is encoded by the coding sequence ATGTCCAGCCCCGCCCTGTCCGTCCCGCTGCACCAGCGGCGTCCGCTGGTCCTCGCGGACGTCGTCCCCGGGGCCCTCGCCCGGGACGTCGCCCTGGTCCTCGGTGGTGCCGCCCTGACCGGCGTCGCCGCGCAGCTCTTCCTCCCCGTGCCCGGCTCCCCGGTGCCGATCACGGGCCAGACCTTCGCCGCGCTGTCCGTGGGGGCCGCTCTGGGCTGGCGCCGCGGCGCGCTCTCGCTGCTCGTCTACATGCTCGCCGGCATGGTCGGGATGCCGTGGTTCGCCGAGGGCACGTCCGGCTTCGCCGCGCCGTCGTTCGGCTACGTCATCGGCTTCGTGCTCGCCGCCGGCCTCGTCGGCGCCCTGGCCAGCCGCGGCGGTGACCGCTCCCCGCTGCGCACCATCGCGACGATGCTGCTCGGCAACGCCGTGGTGTACGCCGTGGGCCTGCCCTACCTGGCCGTCTCGCTCGGCATCGGGATGCCCGAGGCCTTCGACATCGGCATGAAGAACTACCTGCTCGGCGACGCCTTCAAGATCCTGCTCGCGGCCGGCTGCCTGCCCGTCGCGTGGCGCCTGCTGGACCGCCTGCACCGCTGA
- the ypfJ gene encoding KPN_02809 family neutral zinc metallopeptidase, which produces MRFNPKARIDQSQVEVRRGGGGGGGLGRGGGGMRLPIPTGGGGGKAGGIGFGTILVVVLFVVLQQCTGGGGTTSPGSSSAGGEQAANQCQDGADANASDACAVDLFTTSVQDYWEQTYPDQTGKPYEPIKTVRFEGSTPSGCGQASSEMGPFYCPNDQLVYLDSTFFDDMLRGQLGAEGGPFAIGYVIAHEYGHHVEDLQGDLGRIRTQQGAQSDAVRVELKADCLAGMWARGATTTQDQDGQTIISDLTQDDVRRAIDAAEAVGDDRIQQRSSGRVDTDSFTHGSAAQRVKWFNIGLEQGSLEACDTFSAGRL; this is translated from the coding sequence ATGCGCTTCAACCCGAAGGCACGCATCGACCAGAGCCAGGTCGAGGTACGCCGCGGAGGCGGCGGAGGCGGCGGCCTGGGCCGTGGGGGCGGCGGGATGCGGCTGCCGATCCCGACCGGCGGGGGCGGCGGCAAGGCCGGCGGGATCGGCTTCGGCACGATCCTGGTGGTCGTGCTGTTCGTGGTGCTCCAGCAGTGCACCGGTGGGGGCGGCACCACCTCGCCCGGCAGCTCCTCGGCCGGCGGCGAGCAGGCCGCCAACCAGTGCCAGGACGGTGCCGACGCCAACGCCTCCGATGCGTGCGCCGTCGACCTGTTCACCACCTCGGTCCAGGACTACTGGGAGCAGACGTACCCCGACCAGACGGGCAAGCCCTACGAGCCCATCAAGACGGTGCGATTCGAGGGCTCGACCCCGTCGGGCTGCGGCCAGGCCAGCTCCGAGATGGGGCCGTTCTACTGCCCCAACGACCAGCTGGTCTACCTCGACAGCACGTTCTTCGACGACATGCTGCGCGGCCAGCTCGGCGCGGAGGGCGGCCCCTTCGCGATCGGCTACGTGATCGCCCACGAGTACGGCCACCACGTGGAGGACCTGCAGGGCGACCTGGGCCGGATCCGCACCCAGCAGGGCGCGCAGAGCGACGCGGTGCGCGTCGAGCTCAAGGCCGACTGCCTGGCCGGCATGTGGGCCCGCGGCGCCACCACCACCCAGGACCAGGACGGCCAGACGATCATCTCCGACCTGACCCAGGACGACGTGCGCCGCGCCATCGACGCCGCCGAGGCCGTCGGCGACGACCGGATCCAGCAGCGCTCGTCGGGGCGCGTCGACACCGACTCCTTCACCCACGGGTCGGCCGCGCAGCGCGTGAAGTGGTTCAACATCGGGCTCGAGCAGGGCTCGCTCGAGGCCTGCGACACCTTCTCCGCCGGCCGGCTGTGA
- a CDS encoding ABC-F family ATP-binding cassette domain-containing protein, with the protein MITVSKLEVRAGARLLMDDVSFRIAAGDRVGLVGRNGAGKTTLTKILAGEALPAGGSVTSSGEIGYLPQDPRTGDPEVLTRDRILSARGLDTVVRRLRDAETDMGSDDPAVRDRAMNRYEKADAALHAAGGYAAEAEAAQIASSIGIADRLMDQPLRTLSGGQRRRVELARILFSGAETLLLDEPTNHLDADSILWLRDYLRNHKGGLVVISHDVGLLEACVNKVLHLDANRAVIDVYNIGWKAYLAQRETDEKRRKRERANAETKAKTLTDQANKMRAKATKAQAAQSMLKRAEKLMQGVEGERQADRVAKIKFPEPAPCGKTPLTARELSKSYGSLEVFTDVDLAVDRGSRVVVLGLNGAGKTTLMRILAGVDESDTGGVVPGHGLKIGYYAQEHETLDTSRTVLQNLQSAAQQLTDTEARSVLGSFLFSGDDANKPAGVLSGGEKTRLALAILVVSSANVLLLDEPTNNLDPASREEVLAAIRTYAGAIVLITHDEGAVHALEPDRVLILPDGVEDLWTPDYADLVSLA; encoded by the coding sequence GTGATCACTGTCTCCAAGCTCGAGGTACGCGCTGGTGCGCGTCTGCTGATGGACGACGTGTCGTTCCGGATCGCGGCCGGGGACCGCGTCGGCCTGGTCGGGCGCAATGGTGCCGGCAAGACGACCCTGACCAAGATCCTCGCCGGCGAGGCCCTGCCCGCCGGCGGCTCGGTCACCAGCTCCGGCGAGATCGGCTACCTGCCGCAGGACCCCCGCACCGGTGACCCCGAGGTCCTCACCCGCGACCGGATCCTGTCGGCGCGCGGTCTCGACACCGTCGTGCGCCGCCTGCGCGACGCCGAGACCGACATGGGCAGCGACGACCCGGCGGTCCGCGACCGCGCCATGAACCGCTACGAGAAGGCCGACGCCGCCCTCCACGCCGCCGGGGGGTACGCCGCCGAGGCCGAGGCCGCGCAGATCGCCTCCTCGATCGGCATCGCCGACCGGCTGATGGACCAGCCGCTGCGCACCCTGTCGGGTGGCCAGCGCCGCCGGGTCGAGCTGGCCCGCATCCTGTTCTCCGGGGCCGAGACGCTGCTGCTCGACGAGCCCACCAACCACCTCGACGCCGATTCGATCCTGTGGCTGCGCGACTACCTGCGCAACCACAAGGGCGGCCTCGTGGTGATCTCCCACGACGTGGGCCTGCTCGAGGCGTGCGTCAACAAGGTGCTCCACCTCGACGCCAACCGCGCGGTGATCGACGTCTACAACATCGGCTGGAAGGCCTACCTCGCCCAGCGCGAGACCGACGAGAAGCGCCGCAAGCGCGAGCGGGCCAACGCCGAGACCAAGGCCAAGACGCTCACCGACCAGGCCAACAAGATGCGCGCCAAGGCCACCAAGGCCCAGGCCGCGCAGTCGATGCTCAAGCGCGCCGAGAAGCTGATGCAGGGCGTCGAGGGCGAGCGCCAGGCCGACCGGGTGGCCAAGATCAAGTTCCCCGAGCCCGCGCCGTGCGGCAAGACCCCGCTGACGGCCCGGGAGCTGTCGAAGAGCTACGGCTCGCTCGAGGTGTTCACCGACGTCGACCTCGCGGTCGACCGGGGCAGCCGGGTGGTCGTGCTGGGCCTCAACGGTGCCGGCAAGACCACCCTGATGCGGATCCTCGCCGGGGTCGACGAGTCGGACACCGGGGGCGTCGTACCCGGTCACGGGCTGAAGATCGGCTACTACGCCCAGGAGCACGAGACGCTCGACACCTCGCGCACGGTCCTGCAGAACCTGCAGTCCGCGGCCCAGCAGCTGACCGACACCGAGGCGCGCTCGGTGCTGGGGTCGTTCCTCTTCTCCGGCGACGACGCCAACAAGCCGGCCGGCGTGCTCTCGGGCGGGGAGAAGACGCGGCTGGCGCTGGCCATCCTGGTCGTCTCCAGCGCCAACGTGCTGCTGCTCGACGAGCCCACCAACAACCTGGACCCCGCGTCGCGCGAGGAGGTGCTGGCCGCCATCCGCACCTACGCCGGCGCCATCGTGCTCATCACCCACGACGAGGGCGCGGTGCACGCGCTGGAGCCCGACCGGGTGCTGATCCTGCCCGACGGCGTCGAGGACCTGTGGACGCCGGACTACGCCGACCTGGTCTCGCTGGCCTGA
- a CDS encoding enoyl-CoA hydratase/isomerase family protein, whose translation MTLPDTARLAAVGLRVTVEDDVLTVTLDKPERRNSQTPGLWRALAAVGEALPPQVRVVVVRGAGASFSAGLDTRLLTPDGIEGEESVRELMRGTDEDVLAAIDDYQRGFTWLADPAVVSVAAVQGHAIGAGFQLALACDLRVVADDARFCMKEPALGLVPDLTGTKSLVAVVGYSRALEICATARSVGAEEARQLGIATTVVPRDGLEAATDDLVQALRAHDPGAVRETKALLQSAAGLDLEAQRLAERRAQLRRFRAIVGGA comes from the coding sequence ATGACCCTGCCCGACACCGCCCGCCTCGCCGCGGTGGGCCTGCGCGTCACGGTCGAGGACGACGTCCTCACCGTGACCCTCGACAAGCCCGAGCGGCGCAACAGCCAGACCCCGGGCCTGTGGCGGGCGCTGGCCGCCGTCGGCGAGGCGCTGCCCCCGCAGGTGCGGGTCGTGGTGGTGCGGGGCGCCGGCGCGAGCTTCTCCGCCGGCCTCGACACCCGGCTGCTCACCCCCGACGGGATCGAGGGCGAGGAGTCCGTGCGCGAGCTGATGCGCGGCACCGACGAGGACGTGCTGGCCGCCATCGACGACTACCAGCGCGGCTTCACCTGGTTGGCCGACCCCGCGGTGGTGTCCGTGGCCGCGGTGCAGGGCCACGCCATCGGCGCGGGATTCCAGCTCGCGCTGGCCTGCGACCTGCGGGTGGTCGCCGACGACGCCCGCTTCTGCATGAAGGAGCCCGCGCTGGGCCTGGTGCCGGACCTGACGGGAACAAAGTCCCTGGTCGCGGTGGTTGGCTACTCGCGGGCGCTGGAGATCTGCGCCACGGCGCGGTCCGTCGGGGCCGAGGAGGCACGGCAGCTGGGCATCGCCACCACGGTGGTGCCCCGCGACGGGCTCGAGGCGGCCACCGACGACCTCGTGCAAGCACTGCGGGCCCACGACCCGGGTGCCGTGCGCGAGACCAAGGCACTGCTCCAGTCCGCCGCGGGCCTCGACCTAGAGGCCCAGCGACTGGCGGAGCGCCGGGCGCAGCTGCGGCGGTTCCGCGCGATCGTCGGCGGCGCCTGA
- a CDS encoding ABC transporter ATP-binding protein has protein sequence MSGMNPGTMMRQLRRDPTVVEQKLTRKTLRRVAGFASPHRRLIAGFLVFVVLDAALVVANPLLVKHLLDDGVLAGDVSVVVWLAAAMALVSVLDAALGVGSGFLSSRIGESLIFDLRTRVFGHVQRMSLAFFTRTQTGALVSRLNNDVIGAQRAFTSTLSSTVSNSISVVVVGITMFALSWQVTLACLALFPLLLLASRWVGRQVSGLTRRQMDGNADLGNMMTERFNVGGALLLKLFGRREEEDAAYAQKAGVVRDLGIRIALVTRIFMAFMMLVPALATALVYGIGGALAVSGALTIGTLTALATLLLRLLGPMQGLSNVRVDVMTALVSFDRVFEVLDLPSTVAEKPDAVDLPAGSSRVEFRDVRFTYPRADEVSLASLETVARPESRDHGPVIHGIDFTAEPGQMIALVGPSGAGKTTLTHLVARLYDVDSGAVLVGDRDVRDVTLQSLEDTVGYVTQDAHMFHDTIRANLQYARPGATDEQIWAALDASRISGLVRSMPDGLDTVVGDRGYRLSGGERQRLAIARLLLKAPAVVVLDEATAHLDSESEYAVQRALDEALEGRTSLVIAHRLSTVRNADLILVVQDGTVAQRGTHAELLAQGGLYSELYRTQFEEDAPAPERVG, from the coding sequence ATGAGCGGCATGAACCCCGGGACGATGATGCGCCAGCTGCGCCGCGATCCCACCGTGGTGGAGCAGAAGCTCACCCGCAAGACCCTGCGACGGGTCGCGGGCTTCGCCTCGCCCCACCGGCGCCTGATCGCCGGCTTCCTGGTCTTCGTCGTCCTCGACGCGGCGCTCGTGGTCGCCAACCCGCTGCTGGTCAAGCACCTGCTCGACGACGGCGTCCTCGCCGGCGACGTGAGCGTCGTGGTCTGGCTGGCCGCCGCGATGGCGCTGGTCTCGGTCCTCGACGCCGCGCTCGGCGTCGGATCGGGCTTCCTGTCCTCCCGGATCGGCGAGAGCCTCATCTTCGACCTGCGCACGCGGGTCTTCGGCCACGTCCAGCGGATGTCGCTGGCGTTCTTCACGCGCACCCAGACCGGGGCCCTGGTGTCCCGGCTCAACAACGACGTCATCGGGGCGCAGCGCGCCTTCACCTCGACGCTGTCCAGTACGGTGTCCAACTCGATCAGCGTGGTCGTGGTGGGCATCACGATGTTCGCGCTCAGCTGGCAGGTCACGCTGGCCTGCCTCGCGCTGTTCCCGCTGCTGCTGCTGGCCTCGCGGTGGGTCGGTCGCCAGGTCAGCGGCCTGACCCGGCGCCAGATGGACGGCAACGCCGACCTCGGCAACATGATGACCGAGCGGTTCAACGTCGGCGGCGCCCTGCTGCTCAAGCTGTTCGGCCGGCGCGAGGAGGAGGACGCGGCGTACGCCCAGAAGGCGGGGGTGGTGCGCGACCTCGGCATCCGGATCGCCCTGGTCACCCGGATCTTCATGGCCTTCATGATGCTGGTGCCGGCCCTGGCGACCGCCCTGGTCTACGGCATCGGCGGCGCCCTGGCCGTGAGCGGTGCCCTCACCATCGGCACCCTGACCGCCCTGGCCACGCTGCTGCTGCGGCTGCTGGGCCCGATGCAGGGGCTCTCCAACGTCCGCGTCGACGTGATGACCGCCCTGGTCAGCTTCGACCGCGTCTTCGAGGTGCTCGACCTGCCCTCCACGGTGGCCGAGAAGCCCGACGCCGTCGACCTGCCCGCGGGCTCCTCGCGGGTGGAGTTCCGCGACGTCCGCTTCACCTACCCGCGCGCCGACGAGGTGTCGCTGGCCAGCCTGGAGACGGTCGCGCGGCCCGAGTCGCGCGACCACGGCCCGGTCATCCACGGCATCGACTTCACCGCCGAGCCCGGCCAGATGATCGCCCTGGTGGGCCCCTCCGGCGCCGGCAAGACGACGCTGACCCACCTGGTGGCGCGGCTCTACGACGTCGACTCCGGCGCCGTGCTGGTCGGCGACCGCGACGTCCGCGACGTGACGCTGCAGTCGCTGGAGGACACCGTCGGCTACGTCACCCAGGACGCCCACATGTTCCACGACACGATCCGGGCCAACCTGCAGTACGCCCGCCCCGGCGCCACCGACGAGCAGATCTGGGCGGCGCTGGACGCCTCCCGGATCTCCGGCCTGGTGCGGTCGATGCCCGACGGGCTCGACACCGTCGTGGGCGACCGCGGCTACCGGCTCTCCGGCGGGGAGCGGCAGCGCCTGGCCATCGCCCGGCTGCTGCTCAAGGCCCCCGCGGTCGTCGTCCTCGACGAGGCCACCGCCCACCTCGACTCGGAGTCGGAGTACGCCGTCCAGCGCGCCCTGGACGAGGCCCTGGAGGGCCGCACCTCGCTGGTCATCGCCCACCGGCTCTCCACGGTCCGCAACGCCGACCTGATCCTCGTGGTCCAGGACGGCACCGTCGCCCAGCGCGGCACCCACGCCGAGCTCCTCGCCCAGGGCGGCCTCTACTCCGAGCTCTACCGCACCCAGTTCGAGGAGGACGCGCCCGCGCCCGAGCGGGTGGGGTGA
- a CDS encoding SDR family oxidoreductase, with protein sequence MDLGLTDRVYVVTGGGRGLGRATADLLVAEGARVVVSGRSAGSLDDVSRALGEQAVTVVADNADPGTADRLVGAALDRWGRLDGALVSVGGPPPGTVMGTPDHAWSSAFESIVVGGLRVARATAAAMTGPGSIAFVLSTSVREPVGNLAISNGLRPGLAMAAKMLADELGPRDIRVNGLLPGRVATDRVAELDDASGDPEAARRAATARIPLGRYGRPEEFAAAAAFLLSPASGFVTGVMLPVDGGMLRGL encoded by the coding sequence ATGGACCTGGGGCTGACCGACCGCGTGTACGTCGTCACCGGCGGAGGTCGTGGCCTCGGCCGGGCCACCGCCGACCTGCTGGTCGCCGAGGGCGCCCGGGTCGTGGTGTCGGGGCGCAGCGCCGGGTCGCTGGACGACGTGAGCCGGGCGCTGGGGGAGCAGGCCGTGACCGTGGTCGCGGACAACGCCGACCCCGGCACGGCCGACCGGCTGGTGGGGGCCGCGCTCGACCGCTGGGGCCGCCTCGACGGGGCGCTGGTGTCGGTCGGCGGGCCGCCGCCCGGCACCGTCATGGGCACGCCGGACCACGCGTGGTCCTCGGCCTTCGAGTCCATCGTCGTGGGCGGCCTCCGGGTGGCCCGGGCGACGGCGGCGGCGATGACCGGGCCCGGGTCGATCGCGTTCGTCCTCTCGACCTCGGTCCGCGAGCCGGTGGGCAACCTGGCGATCAGCAACGGCCTGCGGCCCGGGCTGGCGATGGCGGCCAAGATGCTGGCCGACGAGCTGGGGCCGCGCGACATCCGCGTCAACGGCCTGCTGCCGGGCCGGGTGGCCACCGACCGGGTGGCCGAGCTCGACGACGCCTCGGGCGACCCGGAGGCGGCGCGGCGAGCGGCGACGGCGCGGATCCCGCTGGGGCGCTACGGCCGGCCCGAGGAGTTCGCGGCCGCGGCGGCGTTCCTGCTCAGCCCGGCGTCAGGTTTCGTCACCGGCGTCATGCTGCCGGTGGACGGTGGCATGCTCCGCGGGCTCTGA
- a CDS encoding SURF1 family cytochrome oxidase biogenesis protein, with translation MGFLLSRRWAIFALVVVVLAWLALQLGQWQFGRLDQRKTENRITATNLAAAPVPVEDVMSPTEPTGADAEWQRVTARGTWDDEHTIVLKYQTRDSQPGVDVVTPLVTEDGTAVLVDRGWLSTENSGATRPDLPPATEGEVTVMGYVRRDATGGATRVSELSTRAISSEAAAEVVPHPLYRGFLDLAEETPTPQVALEPTDLPDDTSNGPHFFYGLQWWFFGALAVFGFCYLAFDEVRRRRTEAAAGGAGEPAPSWDPPQDDAGAGSEPAEHATVHRQHDAGDET, from the coding sequence GTGGGATTCCTCCTCTCGCGCCGGTGGGCGATCTTCGCCCTGGTGGTCGTCGTCCTCGCCTGGCTGGCGCTCCAGCTGGGCCAGTGGCAGTTCGGCCGGCTCGACCAGCGCAAGACCGAGAACCGCATCACCGCCACCAACCTGGCCGCCGCCCCGGTGCCCGTCGAGGACGTCATGTCCCCCACCGAGCCCACGGGCGCCGACGCGGAGTGGCAGCGGGTGACCGCCCGCGGGACCTGGGACGACGAGCACACGATCGTGCTGAAGTACCAGACCCGCGACAGCCAGCCCGGCGTCGACGTGGTCACGCCGCTGGTGACCGAGGACGGCACCGCGGTGCTCGTCGACCGCGGCTGGCTGTCCACGGAGAACTCCGGCGCGACCCGGCCCGACCTGCCCCCGGCGACCGAGGGCGAGGTCACCGTCATGGGCTACGTGCGTCGCGACGCCACCGGCGGCGCGACCCGGGTCAGCGAGCTCTCCACCCGCGCGATCTCCTCGGAGGCGGCCGCCGAGGTCGTGCCGCACCCGCTCTACCGGGGCTTCCTCGACCTCGCCGAGGAGACCCCCACCCCCCAGGTCGCCCTGGAGCCGACGGACCTGCCCGACGACACCAGCAACGGCCCGCACTTCTTCTACGGCCTGCAGTGGTGGTTCTTCGGTGCCCTGGCCGTCTTCGGGTTCTGCTACCTGGCCTTCGACGAGGTGCGCCGCCGCCGCACCGAGGCCGCGGCCGGGGGTGCGGGCGAGCCCGCCCCCTCCTGGGACCCGCCCCAGGACGACGCCGGGGCCGGCTCAGAGCCCGCGGAGCATGCCACCGTCCACCGGCAGCATGACGCCGGTGACGAAACCTGA
- the moaA gene encoding GTP 3',8-cyclase MoaA, with amino-acid sequence MSASSPAGDRSGLVDGYGRRATDLRVSLTDRCNLRCNYCMPAEGLDWLPTDQTLTDDEIVRLVRIGVESLGIEEVRFTGGEPLLRRGLPDIVRRTAELSPRPEISLTTNALGLARTAATLAEAGLDRINVSLDTVRPEVFHQITRRDRLHDVIAGLEAARAAGIAPIKINAVLLRGVNDHLAAELLHWCLEREFQLRIIEQMPLDAQHDWSRTEMVTAEEIFASLEQEFTLSPDPQHRGSAPAETFLVDGGPVTVGVIASVTRPFCGDCDRVRLTADGQVRNCLFAREESDLRGSLRDGSSDEEIADRWRLAMTTKRAGHGIDDDLFLQPTRPMSAIGG; translated from the coding sequence GTGAGTGCCTCCAGTCCCGCCGGCGACAGGTCCGGCCTGGTCGACGGCTACGGCCGTCGGGCGACCGACCTGCGCGTGTCCCTGACCGACCGCTGCAACCTGCGGTGCAACTACTGCATGCCCGCCGAGGGCCTCGACTGGCTGCCCACCGACCAGACGCTGACCGACGACGAGATCGTCCGCCTCGTCCGCATCGGGGTCGAGTCGCTGGGCATCGAGGAGGTCCGCTTCACCGGCGGCGAGCCGCTGCTGCGCCGTGGGCTTCCCGACATCGTGCGGCGCACGGCGGAGCTCTCCCCGCGCCCCGAGATCTCGCTCACCACCAACGCGCTCGGCCTGGCCCGCACCGCGGCGACCCTCGCCGAGGCCGGCCTGGACCGCATCAACGTCAGCCTCGACACGGTGCGGCCCGAGGTGTTCCACCAGATCACCCGCCGCGACCGGCTCCACGACGTCATCGCCGGCCTCGAGGCCGCCCGCGCCGCCGGGATCGCGCCGATCAAGATCAACGCCGTGCTGCTGCGCGGGGTCAACGACCACCTCGCGGCCGAGCTGCTCCACTGGTGCCTCGAGCGCGAGTTCCAGCTGCGCATCATCGAGCAGATGCCGCTCGACGCCCAGCACGACTGGTCGCGCACCGAGATGGTGACGGCCGAGGAGATCTTCGCCTCGCTGGAGCAGGAGTTCACCCTCAGCCCCGACCCGCAGCACCGCGGCAGCGCGCCGGCCGAGACGTTCCTCGTCGACGGCGGACCGGTCACGGTGGGCGTCATCGCCTCGGTGACGCGGCCGTTCTGCGGCGACTGCGACCGGGTCCGGCTGACCGCCGACGGCCAGGTCCGCAACTGCCTGTTCGCCCGCGAGGAGTCCGACCTGCGCGGGTCGCTGCGCGACGGGTCGAGCGACGAGGAGATCGCGGACCGCTGGCGCCTGGCCATGACGACCAAGCGGGCCGGCCACGGCATCGACGACGACCTGTTCCTGCAGCCCACCCGACCGATGTCGGCCATCGGCGGCTGA
- a CDS encoding acetone carboxylase, producing the protein MSGAGADAAVCSAKGCQAPARHELLWNNPKLHTPERRKVWLACEDHRQSLSDFLAARQFLRDVTPHVPA; encoded by the coding sequence ATGAGCGGGGCCGGAGCGGACGCGGCCGTCTGCTCGGCCAAGGGCTGCCAGGCGCCCGCGCGCCACGAGCTGCTGTGGAACAACCCCAAGCTGCACACCCCGGAGCGCCGCAAGGTGTGGCTGGCGTGCGAGGACCACCGGCAGAGCCTGTCGGACTTCCTGGCCGCGCGGCAGTTCCTCCGCGACGTCACCCCGCACGTCCCGGCCTGA
- a CDS encoding DUF3099 domain-containing protein has product MATARKSRRAAEPVRITSAPANARDDLLRRRRRYLFSMIIRTLCFVGAIVVGDGWLRWVLIFGAVFLPYVAVIVANSAAPRLEGTDLVQPGQGYKELGR; this is encoded by the coding sequence GTGGCTACCGCACGCAAGTCCCGACGCGCAGCAGAGCCCGTCCGCATCACCTCTGCTCCCGCCAACGCCCGCGACGACCTGCTGAGGCGTCGTCGGCGCTACCTGTTCTCCATGATCATCCGCACCCTGTGCTTCGTCGGCGCGATCGTCGTCGGTGACGGCTGGCTGCGCTGGGTGCTGATCTTCGGCGCCGTGTTCCTGCCCTACGTCGCGGTCATCGTGGCCAACAGCGCCGCGCCCCGCCTGGAGGGCACCGACCTGGTGCAGCCGGGCCAGGGCTACAAGGAGCTCGGCCGATGA